The genomic interval GCCGACCCACAGCGATGGCCGAGACCCGACGCAGTGGCTTGGCCCAGGTTGCCATGACCGGCTGGGGATCAAACTGGCGCACCTGACTGGGCATCAATTGCCGATGTCCAGTGGCGCGCAGAGCCGCGCGGCCCTGGCCGGGCTTGGCGTGCAGCAGGTGCAGGCGCACCTGTGGCTGGCCGGTTACCTGTTCTACCCATGGCCTGGGCAGGCAGAACCGCCCGAGGGGGCCAACCCACTGCACCTGCGCGGGCGCTGGTTGCGGCGGCGGGATTGGTCGATGGCCACTGGCGAACGCTGGCAGCCTTTGCCCCGCGATGCCTGGTTGGCACCGGCGCGGGTCGAGGCGAATGAATGCTGGACGGCACTGCAGTTCGGGGCTTGGCTGCGGGGGCTGGATGAGCATGCGCCGGCGCAGATGCTGGTCAGGCTGGAGCAGGAAGCCGAGGGTGCCTGGCATGAAGTGGAGCGGGTGTTTTTGGTGGCTGATAGCTGGCCACTTTTGCCCACGCGATGATTCTGCCAGCGAAGAGGCCAGTACAAGCAACACAATTTTCACCGACCTGGAGCAA from Pseudomonas kermanshahensis carries:
- a CDS encoding DUF1853 family protein, whose product is MMPFAELHDLPRQLRRPAVRDLAWALLSPPLLSAPPCPQRHPLAGSAWADDPQRLKAWLLALDADEQALRDRLARLTSRRLGLYYECLWQFALGQAPGLELLAANLAIRAGGQTLGELDILLRDDEGVQHFELAIKFYLGPTHSDGRDPTQWLGPGCHDRLGIKLAHLTGHQLPMSSGAQSRAALAGLGVQQVQAHLWLAGYLFYPWPGQAEPPEGANPLHLRGRWLRRRDWSMATGERWQPLPRDAWLAPARVEANECWTALQFGAWLRGLDEHAPAQMLVRLEQEAEGAWHEVERVFLVADSWPLLPTR